The nucleotide sequence TCTGGAGTGGAAGAAAAGAAATCATGCTGCATCCAGTAATCATACCAATGGTTTTCAGCTTTTTGGGGGTCATATTTAGAAGGGATATCCATATTTTTGGAACGGTTTTTGACTAGAGTATGTCGGTCATCACAATAAAGACCGAAACATGAAGTTACATTGTTAATAAATTATGGCAATTTTGCCGCGTTTTAAATACGAAACAAAAATAAGTAACGTTAAGAGATAACAAAAGAATTTTGGAGGTTCATCTGAAAAGATTTATTTTTGAGATTCCCTAAATTTAACAAAATGAAAAAACTAGTACTTGTATTATTTGTTGGGCTAATGGGTTTTACCCTTACGGCACAAGACAAATCAGCAAAAATCGAATTCAAATCAGAGACCGTAGATTACGGTGAAATACAAAAAGGCGCCGACGGCGTTCGCGTATTTGAATTTACGAACACGGGCGAGGCACCGCTTATCATAAGCAAAGTTAGCTCTAGTTGCGGATGTACTATCCCAAAGAAACCTGAAGACCCGATTTTACCAGGTAAGACCGGTGAGATCCAGGTAAAATATGACACCAATCGTGTCGGCCCGATCAGAAAGGCCATTACCGTAATATCGAATGCCGATACACCTACAAAGGTTCTTAAGATAAAAGGTGAAGTTAAAGCCTAGGAAGGCAAACAAACCTCGAAAATAATATTGCTAAAAACCCTGCTCTAAAAGGCAGGTTTTTTTATTTGAGCATATTTTTCAGCACAAAGGAGAAGATCAAATCGGAATTGTAACGTTCTATAAGCAGTTTTACACGCTTCCCTTCGCGTTCATTGACCATTTCCAAAATATCCTGTAGTTTATAACGGTGGACCTTTTTTCCGTTTACCGCCAAAATTACATCCCCCTCTTTCAATCCCGCTTCATGGGCAGGACTACCCGCCCTGATAGCCGATACCACAATTTCAGGAACTACGCTCAATCGGGTCTGCTCCTCAAACAGTATCTGCACGTTACCAAATTCCTTTTTAGCATCATGCACCACCCCTCGGGAATCGGAAATGCTCTCGGCTATGTACCGAATACCATCGTGCTGCAGGTCTAGACCACTTAGGTTATACTGAAAGGGCTTGCCGAAATTGGAATTTTTTCTAAGTGTAATCCGGTTTTTACTATAGTCGAAGATTACGTTAAAGCGTTTGAGTACGGCCCCACCGATGCTTCCGTTGCGGTCGGTCAGGTTTTTTAATTCGCGGAAGGATTCCTTATCGGGAAAAGCAGCCTTGGCATCACTTAGGGTAAAACGACCGATGGTCAAAGCATCGACCTTAGTTCGTTTCCCGTAAATATTCCCGTTAAGGCCCCTTCCCAAGAAATCGTCATAATGCTTATCGGGCACATTAATGGTGTCGCTCT is from Zobellia galactanivorans and encodes:
- a CDS encoding DUF1573 domain-containing protein; its protein translation is MKKLVLVLFVGLMGFTLTAQDKSAKIEFKSETVDYGEIQKGADGVRVFEFTNTGEAPLIISKVSSSCGCTIPKKPEDPILPGKTGEIQVKYDTNRVGPIRKAITVISNADTPTKVLKIKGEVKA
- a CDS encoding PDZ domain-containing protein, whose amino-acid sequence is MNGVRTHIVLFLLLLSALVSTAQGFSLPEGKKFEKLKFQLINNLIIVPIEVNGTELSFLLDSGVGTPILFNISERDSVQINNVSEITIKGFGDDVPIKALVSRENAFRIKSIVNPRQRLFVVMDKSVNFSTSLGIPVHGIIGYDLFRDFVVDINYTSQTIRLYDPGKYVYRKGRKYEALPLYINAKKAYVNSGLSLKNGEEFPVRLLLDTGSSDALWLFESDTINVPDKHYDDFLGRGLNGNIYGKRTKVDALTIGRFTLSDAKAAFPDKESFRELKNLTDRNGSIGGAVLKRFNVIFDYSKNRITLRKNSNFGKPFQYNLSGLDLQHDGIRYIAESISDSRGVVHDAKKEFGNVQILFEEQTRLSVVPEIVVSAIRAGSPAHEAGLKEGDVILAVNGKKVHRYKLQDILEMVNEREGKRVKLLIERYNSDLIFSFVLKNMLK